In the Arachis ipaensis cultivar K30076 chromosome B04, Araip1.1, whole genome shotgun sequence genome, tgtgaagaagaagctcTTATTTATAGAACAAATTAATAAGATGGTTTAATATTTATGAGGTATGATGCATGACGCATTAGATAGGGTTTTGTCACTAATTCCATAGAGAATCCACTTTGTGAGTTTGTGGTAAGTTCGAATAACATAGTGACAATAAAgacatatttaaaattaaaatgttGCAGAATATAATATATGGTGCCTAACTATGGTATaatagcttttttttttctatttgagGTCATTATGTTCGACTTAGataagaaaaattatttaattttgataacatatatatataactaGAGTATTAAAACGCAGAGATTGAAGttttaaacaaataaataaatatagaattTAGTATATGATTTTATacaattttgtatgaaaacaaataagataaatataaattaaCTATCTGCGGTTTATCGTAAGCTGATCAAAAGAATCAGATTGAGTTTTGTCATTTCAATAGAGAATCCACTTTGAAATAAGATGGAACAATAGGAACAGTCACAAAAGCATATTAcacagagagaaagaagaaaaaatgttTCAGACTATATGATAAGATATGGCTGGCAGCACTATGAAGCTTCCTTTCTAAGGTTCATAATTGATTCCATGCACTGACAAAGCTGTTCCAAATTCTGATCCTGTGCAAAACTCTACAGTTTCTTGTTTAACATTGGTGGATTATACCGTGAACCTCTTGTTTAGTTTAGTTGTAGAGGAATGCTAGGGCCAGCAATTTttatgatttgtagccatcaaataatcatcaatgatggttttaatggtgtgagattggtgtgagattttatctaaatgactcatttttctttgctggttacatgctggccagaatttaacaagattgctggcccctagactttttcttaTTGGTATGTTGGCTAGTGTAATCATTATAGATTTACCGATTTTTGCTGGTTTATTGATGTCCTTGTTTTTTTCATGgaaaaatgttagaaaattagtaaaatttattatttttatttgcagttaattaataatatttaaaagtatgggttaaaagtattttattattttattaggtTNNNNNNNNNNNNNNNNNNNNNNNNNNNNNNNNNNNNNNNNNNNNNNNNNNNNNNNNNNNNNNNNNNNNNNNNNNNNNNNNNNNNNNNNNNNNNNNNNNNNNNNNNNNNNNNNNNNNNNNNNNNNNNNTTGGAGGGAACAGGGAACGTGAATTCAAATTATCATgagaaacattcaaaatcaaataaaaacaagCATTTGAAATCTTTGTAAAACGAATATCCAAAACCTAATAAAAAGACATCTAAAACGTAACGAAAAGACACATCtaaaatctaacaaaaaaaaagatatcaaaaatcattttaaaaaatttaaaatctaacaaATGAGACATTCAAAACTATTGGAAAAAGAACATTCaaaaactaagaaaagaaatatttaaaactattaaaaataattcaaaaccTAAAAAGAAGACACGTATAAAAACTTCTAAAACATGTAAAAAAGTCGCATCCGAAATATGAGAAAAAGAAATAtccaaaacaagcaaaaaaatcatccaaaactAAAAGAAGGACTTTGAGGTGATAGAGGAAGAGGGAGCGGCATCACGACAGGACAAAAGGAGATGGAGGAAGAGGGAGCGGCTTAACAACGAGAATGGTTGGAGGAGAGGATGCGGCGTTGTTGCAAGAAGAGTTGGGAAAGGGTGGAAGGGACGGCGACGCGGCAAGAAGGGTTGAAGGGAGAGCCGCGACATCGAGGTGAGAGGAGTTAGAGAAGAATGTCGTGATGTGAGGGGGTGGAATGGGAGAGCCCGTGTATTTTGAGAGCAAACctagttttttaaaatttaaaatccaaattttttgaaaaattggcACTACCTGGCTACATTTAGAGATGGACCTATActttctcaaaaaaaaatttaagaacatCCATTACCTTTTTTATGCCTACATTGTTGCAAATTAATTTTGTTCCCATTAATATTCTAAAATTGTATAACGTTTAAAATGGTGGAGTGACACTACAATTGCCTCGTTTTGGGGCTAACCTATTTTGATTTAGAAATATAAAAAAGGGCTAAACTaatttctattgttatttaaCAAAAGAatcatattattttaaaatacttttattaggagttaaatttttttttttacaaagatTGTCTTGTCCTTCAAAAAAATGGACAGAATCAATGCAAGTTGAATGCTTACTCGACtaactaaatatattttatttaatgcaGAAAATGGAAGCAATCATTACTAGAAAACTATTTATTACAAATGGATATTTTCGACAGATTTTATTCTACAGAAATACAGAAAAATTTTGCGAGAAAATTTCTGTCGAAAACGAaagaaaatgaattagcataagtTACAGACGAAAAAGAGAATCTGTTGATAATTCTATCAAAAAGactaatttttttgtaaaaaatagttaccgacgaaaaatctgtctgtatttaAATGAACAAAAATATTGTGTTTTGTTAAATTATTAAAGACAGAAAATTTATCTGTAGTTTAAAATATGCTGTCAGAAAAATTGAGTTAAACTTAGCATTGCCCCCACCCTATCGAGCTCCATTTACACCATACAAATCAAACGAGCTTATTCCTCTCTCTGTCAACGAGCTACTTCTTCTCTCCACCGTTGCCACTGCCGCCGCTGCTCGCATTGCACGAGCCCCCTCCGCAGCCGCTCTTGTCGCATCTGTTCCCTTCATCGCCGTCGTCGCAGAGCTATCTCCGCCGCCGCTCTAATCCAAAGACTAATTTTGTGATTCTGTTGCTTGGAGGTTAGATTTTCAATTTCATGCAATTAATTCTTCTTTTCAATTTCATGGAATGGTTTGATATAATTCAGCAAGATATATGCTGTTCATAATCTCTGACTTGTTTGTAATTCCTCTTTTCAATTTCATGGAATGGTGTGATATATGCTATAGTTGTCTAACGCAGAAATTTAATTCAGTTAATACTAGTTTGGATTCATCAATTTCAGCTTTCTGCTATCTCTTGTTCAGCAGTTAGTTCCTTCGGCATTTTGTTCCTTTCGTTGTTCTTGTTCTACAATTTAATAATGGTGATTGATGATTCTGTTATGTTAATTTTTGCAGGAGCTTAATATAGCAAGGGATAGGGTAAGCATTTGCAATGACTTCATCACTGTACTCTTAATTTCAGAAAtgtaaattattttgttaatttcgaTTTGATGCATTTTGTTTCAGATAAAAATATTGCAACATGAGATTTCATGCAA is a window encoding:
- the LOC110271525 gene encoding uncharacterized protein LOC110271525, producing the protein MVGGEDAALLQEELGKGGRDGDAARRHCPHPIELHLHHTNQTSLFLSLSTSYFFSPPLPLPPLLALHEPPPQPLLSHLFPSSPSSQSYLRRRSNPKTNFVILLLGGA